In Erigeron canadensis isolate Cc75 chromosome 7, C_canadensis_v1, whole genome shotgun sequence, one DNA window encodes the following:
- the LOC122609397 gene encoding non-specific lipid transfer protein GPI-anchored 5-like produces the protein MVPSRFKVFGLVLVALWSVAMAQSGCTTALVSLSPCLSYVSGNTSTPSSTCCSQLAIVVQSQPRCLCVFTGDGSGAPPGLNINQTLAMALPSACNIQTPPVSRCTEGANGPTASSPSETPSSGSGSKSTPGTSNATPKSQPIYITFVLLFVSTILSLYMAT, from the exons ATGGTTCCAAGTCGATTTAAGGTATTTGGTCTAGTACTGGTCGCGCTATGGAGCGTTGCCATGGCTCAATCGGGGTGTACCACCGCACTAGTGAGCTTGAGCCCATGTCTTAGCTATGTCTCAGGGAACACATCAACCCCGTCATCTACTTGTTGCTCACAACTAGCCATTGTGGTTCAGTCACAACCACGGTGTCTTTGTGTGTTCACAGGCGATGGTAGTGGTGCACCGCCGGGTTTGAACATCAACCAAACTTTAGCTATGGCACTGCCTAGTGCTTGTAATATCCAGACTCCCCCTGTTAGCCGATGTACCG AGGGGGCTAACGGGCCAACAGCTTCATCGCCATCAGAAACGCCATCTTCAG GAAGCGGTTCAAAGAGCACACCGGGCACATCCAATGCAACTCCAAAAAGTCAACCAATTTATATCacttttgttttgcttttcGTATCTACGATATTATCTCTCTATATGGCTACTTAA
- the LOC122607361 gene encoding F-box/kelch-repeat protein SKIP30-like isoform X1: MVDFKHWSAYVWAVAVMPVLIEGLPDAVAIRCLARVPFYLFPKLETICQSWRDAVQSTEFYKAREEVKATENLLCVCAFDPENVWQLYDPNRDIWITLPVLPSKVKNLANFGVVSTAGKLFVLGGGSDAVDPLTGDQDGCFPTNEVWSYDPIIRQWAQRAPMIVPRIMFACCVLDGKILVAGGFTTSWQSISKAEIYDPEKDVWVSIPDLQRTHRSACSGLVIGGEVHVVHKGLTTVQVLKNTKEGWKAYEHSWVQGLMTVVNGSLYVMSHGQIFKQENGSRKVVTTASEFKKRIGFAMIGLRDDIYVIGGVIGPDGWNWDIKRMSDVDVLTLGSERPIWQKAASMTQCRGTIFGCAELRI, encoded by the exons ATGGTAGATTTCAAACATTGGTCCGCCTACGTTTGG GCTGTTGCAGTAATGCCGGTCCTCATTGAAGGTCTCCCGGATGCTGTTGCCATCAGATGTCTAGCTCGAGTCCCATTCTACCTTTTTCCAAAACTAGAAACCATTTGTCAGTCCTGGCGGGATGCAGTTCAGAGCACCGAGTTCTATAAAGCTCGTGAAGAAGTCAAGGCAACTGAAAATCTTTTATGTGTATGTGCTTTTGACCCGGAAAACGTGTGGCAGCTCTATGACCCAAACCGAGACATTTGGATCACTCTCCCAGTACTTccttcaaaagttaaaaatttggCAAATTTTGGGGTTGTTTCAACTGCAGGTAAATTGTTTGTTTTAGGTGGTGGTAGTGATGCAGTTGACCCGTTGACTGGGGATCAAGATGGCTGCTTTCCAACAAATGAAGTGTGGTCATATGATCCAATCATCCGCCAATGGGCCCAAAGGGCTCCTATGATAGTTCCCCGGATTATGTTTGCATGTTGCGTGTTGGATGGGAAGATACTGGTTGCAGGAGGCTTCACAACATCCTGGCAATCGATCTCGAAAGCAGAAATTTATGATCCCGAGAAGGATGTTTGGGTTTCGATTCCCGATCTTCAGCGCACTCATCGCTCAGCGTGTTCTGGGTTAGTAATAGGGGGTGAGGTGCATGTGGTGCACAAGGGTTTGACTACGGTCCAGGTGTTGAAGAACACAAAGGAGGGGTGGAAGGCTTACGAGCATTCGTGGGTTCAGGGCCTGATGACCGTTGTTAATGGTTCGTTATACGTGATGAGCCATGGACAAATATTCAAACAAGAGAATGGTTCAAGGAAAGTGGTCACTACAGCTTCCGAATTCAAGAAAAGAATCGGGTTTGCTATGATAGGCTTGAGGGATGATATCTATGTGATCGGAGGTGTCATCGGGCCTGATGGTTGGAATTGGGATATCAAAAGGATGTCGGATGTTGATGTTTTGACACTTGGCAGTGAGAGACCCATCTGGCAGAAAGCAGCTTCGATGACTCAGTGTAGGGGAACGATTTTCGGGTGTGCTGAGCTGAGGATTTAG
- the LOC122607361 gene encoding F-box/kelch-repeat protein SKIP30-like isoform X2, translated as MPVLIEGLPDAVAIRCLARVPFYLFPKLETICQSWRDAVQSTEFYKAREEVKATENLLCVCAFDPENVWQLYDPNRDIWITLPVLPSKVKNLANFGVVSTAGKLFVLGGGSDAVDPLTGDQDGCFPTNEVWSYDPIIRQWAQRAPMIVPRIMFACCVLDGKILVAGGFTTSWQSISKAEIYDPEKDVWVSIPDLQRTHRSACSGLVIGGEVHVVHKGLTTVQVLKNTKEGWKAYEHSWVQGLMTVVNGSLYVMSHGQIFKQENGSRKVVTTASEFKKRIGFAMIGLRDDIYVIGGVIGPDGWNWDIKRMSDVDVLTLGSERPIWQKAASMTQCRGTIFGCAELRI; from the coding sequence ATGCCGGTCCTCATTGAAGGTCTCCCGGATGCTGTTGCCATCAGATGTCTAGCTCGAGTCCCATTCTACCTTTTTCCAAAACTAGAAACCATTTGTCAGTCCTGGCGGGATGCAGTTCAGAGCACCGAGTTCTATAAAGCTCGTGAAGAAGTCAAGGCAACTGAAAATCTTTTATGTGTATGTGCTTTTGACCCGGAAAACGTGTGGCAGCTCTATGACCCAAACCGAGACATTTGGATCACTCTCCCAGTACTTccttcaaaagttaaaaatttggCAAATTTTGGGGTTGTTTCAACTGCAGGTAAATTGTTTGTTTTAGGTGGTGGTAGTGATGCAGTTGACCCGTTGACTGGGGATCAAGATGGCTGCTTTCCAACAAATGAAGTGTGGTCATATGATCCAATCATCCGCCAATGGGCCCAAAGGGCTCCTATGATAGTTCCCCGGATTATGTTTGCATGTTGCGTGTTGGATGGGAAGATACTGGTTGCAGGAGGCTTCACAACATCCTGGCAATCGATCTCGAAAGCAGAAATTTATGATCCCGAGAAGGATGTTTGGGTTTCGATTCCCGATCTTCAGCGCACTCATCGCTCAGCGTGTTCTGGGTTAGTAATAGGGGGTGAGGTGCATGTGGTGCACAAGGGTTTGACTACGGTCCAGGTGTTGAAGAACACAAAGGAGGGGTGGAAGGCTTACGAGCATTCGTGGGTTCAGGGCCTGATGACCGTTGTTAATGGTTCGTTATACGTGATGAGCCATGGACAAATATTCAAACAAGAGAATGGTTCAAGGAAAGTGGTCACTACAGCTTCCGAATTCAAGAAAAGAATCGGGTTTGCTATGATAGGCTTGAGGGATGATATCTATGTGATCGGAGGTGTCATCGGGCCTGATGGTTGGAATTGGGATATCAAAAGGATGTCGGATGTTGATGTTTTGACACTTGGCAGTGAGAGACCCATCTGGCAGAAAGCAGCTTCGATGACTCAGTGTAGGGGAACGATTTTCGGGTGTGCTGAGCTGAGGATTTAG